A portion of the Jaculus jaculus isolate mJacJac1 chromosome 5, mJacJac1.mat.Y.cur, whole genome shotgun sequence genome contains these proteins:
- the Supt7l gene encoding STAGA complex 65 subunit gamma, with amino-acid sequence MLRYWGEIPMSSSQTNRSSFDLLPREFRLVEVHDPPLHQPSASKPKPPTMLDIPSEPCSLTIHTIQLIQHNRRLRNLIATAQAQSQQQTEGVKTEESDPLPSCPGSPPLPDDLLPLDCKNPNAPFQVRHSDPESDFYRGKGEPVTELSWHSCRQLLYQAVATILAHAGFECANESVLETLTDVAHEYCLKFTKLLRFAVDREALLGQTPFPDVMEQVFHEVGIGSVLSLQKFWQHRIKDYHTYMLQISKQLSEEYERIVNPEKSTEDTKPVKIKEEPVSDITFPVSEELEADLASGDQSLPMGVLGSQSERFPSNLEVEASPQASSAEVNASPLWNLAHVKMEPQESEEGNVSGHGVLGSDVFEEPMSGMSEAGIPQSPDDSDSSYGSHSTDSLMGSSPVFNQRYKKKMRKI; translated from the exons ATGTTGAGATACTGGGGAGAGATACCGATGTCATCAAGCCAGACCAACAGAAGTTCTTTTGATCTGCTTCCACGGGAGTTCCGTCTGGTGGAAGTCCACGACCCACCTCTGCATCAGCCTTCAGCCAGTAAGCCCAAGCCCCCCACTATGCTAGACATCCCCTCGGAGCCATGCAGCCTTACCATCCATACCATTCAGTTGATCCAGCACAACCGACGTCTTCGCAACCTCATTGCCACAGCCCAAGCCCAGAGTCAACAGCAGACAGAAGGTGTAAAGACTGAAGAgagtgatcctcttccctcttgcCCTGGATCACCTCCTCTCCCTGATGACCTTCTACCTTTAGACTGTAAGAATCCCAATGCACCATTCCAGGTCCGGCACAGCGACCCCGAGAGTGACTTTTATCG CGGGAAAGGAGAACCTGTGACGGAACTGAGCTGGCACTCCTGCCGACAGCTGCTGTACCAGGCGGTGGCTACAATCCTAGCCCACGCGGGCTTTGAGTGTGCTAATGAGAGTGTCCTAGAGACCCTCACTGATGTGGCACACGAGTACTGCCTTAAGTTCACCAAGTTGCTGCGCTTTGCTGTGGACCGGGAGGCTCTGCTGGGGCAGACTCCATTCCCTGATGTTATGGAGCAGGTATTCCATGAAGTGGGTATTGGCAGTGTGCTCTCTCTCCAGAAGTTCTGGCAGCACCGCATCAAGGACTATCACACATATATGCTGCAG ATTAGTAAGCAGCTCTCTGAAGAATATGAAAGAATTGTCAACCCTGAGAAATCCACAGAGGACACCAAGCCTGTGAAGATCAAAGAGGAACCTGTGAGTGACATCACATTTCCCGTCAGTGAGGAACTGGAAGCTGACCTCGCTTCTGGAGATCAGTCCCTGCCTATGGGCGTCCTTGGGTCTCAGAGTGAGCGCTTTCCATCCAACCTGGAGGTGGAAGCGTCACCACAGGCTTCAA GTGCAGAGGTAAATGCTTCTCCTCTTTGGAACCTGGCCCATGTGAAAATGGAGCCTCAAGAGAGCGAAGAAGGCAATGTGTCTGGGCATGGCGTGCTGGGCAGTGATGTCTTTGAGGAACCTATGTCGGGCATGAGTGAAGCTGGTATCCCTCAGAGCCCTGATGACTCAGACAGCAGCTATGGCTCCCACTCCACTGATAGTCTCATGGGGTCCTCCCCTGTCTTCAACCAGCGCTACAAGAAGAAGATGAGGAAAATATAA
- the Gpn1 gene encoding GPN-loop GTPase 1 isoform X2, with protein MAAPVASEQPLASSAPPLPVCLLVLGMAGSGKTTFVQRLTGHLHSQGSPPYVINLDPAVHEVPFPANIDIRDTVKYKEVMKQYGLGPNGGIVTSLNLFTTRFDQVMKFIEKAQNTFKYVLIDTPGQIEVFTWSASGTIITEALASSFPTVVIYVMDTSRSTNPVTFMSNMLYACSILYKTKLPFILVMNKTDIIDHSFAVEWMQDFEAFQDALNQETTYVSNLTRSMSLVLDEFYSSLRVVGVSAVVGTGFDDLCGQVTSAAEEYEREYRPEYERLKKSLASAQSEQQKEQLERLRKDMGSVALDTGASKDRTSPVLDPSDLILTRGTLDEEDEEADSDTDDIDHRVTEESREEPAFQNFMQESVAQYWKRNK; from the exons ATGGCGGCGCCCGTGGCTTCCGAGCAGCCGCTGGCTTCCTCGGCTCCTCCGCTCCCCGTGTGTCTGCTCGTGCTGGGCATGGCGGGATCCGGGAAAACTACCTTTGTACAG AGGCTCACAGGACACCTGCACAGCCAAGGCTCTCCACCTTACGTGATCAACCTGGACCCAGCCGTACATGAAGTCCCCTTTCCTGCCAATATTG atattcgggacactgtgAAGTATAAAGAAGTCATGAAGCA ATATGGACTTGGGCCAAATGGTGGCATAGTGACATCACTCAATCTCTTTACTACCAGATTTGATCAG gtaATGAAATTTATTGAGAAGGCCCAGAATACATTCAA ATATGTCTTGATTGACACACCTGGGCAGATTGAGGTATTCACCTGGTCAGCTTCTGGGACAATCAtcactgaggccctg GCATCCTCATTTCCAACAGTGGTCATCTACGTAATGGACACGTCTCGAAGTACTAACCCAGTGACTTTCATGTCCAATATGCTGTATGCATGCAG CATCTTGTACAAAACCAAGCTGCCTTTCATTTTGGTCATGAACAAA ACTGACATCATTGATCACAGCTTTGCCGTGGAATGGATGCAGGATTTTGAGGCCTTCCAAGATGCCTTGAATCAAGAGACGACATATGTCAGTAACTTGACTCGTTCAATGAGCCTGGTGTTAGATGAGTTCTACAGCTCACTCAGG GTGGTGGGTGTCTCTGCTGTGGTGGGCACTGGCTTCGATGATCTCTGTGGGCAAGTCACCAGTGCTGCAGAAGAATATGAAAG GGAGTATCGTCCTGAATATGAACGTCTGAAGAAATCACTG GCAAGTGCACAGAGTGAACAGCAGAAAGAGCAACTGGAACGTCTTCGGAAAGATATGGGCTCCGTAGCTTTGGATACAGGGGCCAGCAAAG ATAGGACATCTCCTGTGTTGGATCCTTCTGACTTGATCCTGACTCGAGGAACTTTGGATGAAGAGGATGAGGAAGCTGACAGTGACACTGATGACATTGACCACAGAG ttACAGAGGAAAGCCGGGAAGAGCCAGCATTTCAGAATTTTATGCAAGAATCAGTGGCACAGTATTGGAAGAGAAACAAATAG
- the Gpn1 gene encoding GPN-loop GTPase 1 isoform X3, with protein sequence MKSPFLPILVMKFIEKAQNTFKYVLIDTPGQIEVFTWSASGTIITEALASSFPTVVIYVMDTSRSTNPVTFMSNMLYACSILYKTKLPFILVMNKTDIIDHSFAVEWMQDFEAFQDALNQETTYVSNLTRSMSLVLDEFYSSLRVVGVSAVVGTGFDDLCGQVTSAAEEYEREYRPEYERLKKSLASAQSEQQKEQLERLRKDMGSVALDTGASKDRTSPVLDPSDLILTRGTLDEEDEEADSDTDDIDHRVTEESREEPAFQNFMQESVAQYWKRNK encoded by the exons ATGAAGTCCCCTTTCCTGCCAATATTG gtaATGAAATTTATTGAGAAGGCCCAGAATACATTCAA ATATGTCTTGATTGACACACCTGGGCAGATTGAGGTATTCACCTGGTCAGCTTCTGGGACAATCAtcactgaggccctg GCATCCTCATTTCCAACAGTGGTCATCTACGTAATGGACACGTCTCGAAGTACTAACCCAGTGACTTTCATGTCCAATATGCTGTATGCATGCAG CATCTTGTACAAAACCAAGCTGCCTTTCATTTTGGTCATGAACAAA ACTGACATCATTGATCACAGCTTTGCCGTGGAATGGATGCAGGATTTTGAGGCCTTCCAAGATGCCTTGAATCAAGAGACGACATATGTCAGTAACTTGACTCGTTCAATGAGCCTGGTGTTAGATGAGTTCTACAGCTCACTCAGG GTGGTGGGTGTCTCTGCTGTGGTGGGCACTGGCTTCGATGATCTCTGTGGGCAAGTCACCAGTGCTGCAGAAGAATATGAAAG GGAGTATCGTCCTGAATATGAACGTCTGAAGAAATCACTG GCAAGTGCACAGAGTGAACAGCAGAAAGAGCAACTGGAACGTCTTCGGAAAGATATGGGCTCCGTAGCTTTGGATACAGGGGCCAGCAAAG ATAGGACATCTCCTGTGTTGGATCCTTCTGACTTGATCCTGACTCGAGGAACTTTGGATGAAGAGGATGAGGAAGCTGACAGTGACACTGATGACATTGACCACAGAG ttACAGAGGAAAGCCGGGAAGAGCCAGCATTTCAGAATTTTATGCAAGAATCAGTGGCACAGTATTGGAAGAGAAACAAATAG
- the Gpn1 gene encoding GPN-loop GTPase 1 isoform X1 has translation MAAPVASEQPLASSAPPLPVCLLVLGMAGSGKTTFVQRLTGHLHSQGSPPYVINLDPAVHEVPFPANIDIRDTVKYKEVMKQSVRYGLGPNGGIVTSLNLFTTRFDQVMKFIEKAQNTFKYVLIDTPGQIEVFTWSASGTIITEALASSFPTVVIYVMDTSRSTNPVTFMSNMLYACSILYKTKLPFILVMNKTDIIDHSFAVEWMQDFEAFQDALNQETTYVSNLTRSMSLVLDEFYSSLRVVGVSAVVGTGFDDLCGQVTSAAEEYEREYRPEYERLKKSLASAQSEQQKEQLERLRKDMGSVALDTGASKDRTSPVLDPSDLILTRGTLDEEDEEADSDTDDIDHRVTEESREEPAFQNFMQESVAQYWKRNK, from the exons ATGGCGGCGCCCGTGGCTTCCGAGCAGCCGCTGGCTTCCTCGGCTCCTCCGCTCCCCGTGTGTCTGCTCGTGCTGGGCATGGCGGGATCCGGGAAAACTACCTTTGTACAG AGGCTCACAGGACACCTGCACAGCCAAGGCTCTCCACCTTACGTGATCAACCTGGACCCAGCCGTACATGAAGTCCCCTTTCCTGCCAATATTG atattcgggacactgtgAAGTATAAAGAAGTCATGAAGCA GAGTGTCAGATATGGACTTGGGCCAAATGGTGGCATAGTGACATCACTCAATCTCTTTACTACCAGATTTGATCAG gtaATGAAATTTATTGAGAAGGCCCAGAATACATTCAA ATATGTCTTGATTGACACACCTGGGCAGATTGAGGTATTCACCTGGTCAGCTTCTGGGACAATCAtcactgaggccctg GCATCCTCATTTCCAACAGTGGTCATCTACGTAATGGACACGTCTCGAAGTACTAACCCAGTGACTTTCATGTCCAATATGCTGTATGCATGCAG CATCTTGTACAAAACCAAGCTGCCTTTCATTTTGGTCATGAACAAA ACTGACATCATTGATCACAGCTTTGCCGTGGAATGGATGCAGGATTTTGAGGCCTTCCAAGATGCCTTGAATCAAGAGACGACATATGTCAGTAACTTGACTCGTTCAATGAGCCTGGTGTTAGATGAGTTCTACAGCTCACTCAGG GTGGTGGGTGTCTCTGCTGTGGTGGGCACTGGCTTCGATGATCTCTGTGGGCAAGTCACCAGTGCTGCAGAAGAATATGAAAG GGAGTATCGTCCTGAATATGAACGTCTGAAGAAATCACTG GCAAGTGCACAGAGTGAACAGCAGAAAGAGCAACTGGAACGTCTTCGGAAAGATATGGGCTCCGTAGCTTTGGATACAGGGGCCAGCAAAG ATAGGACATCTCCTGTGTTGGATCCTTCTGACTTGATCCTGACTCGAGGAACTTTGGATGAAGAGGATGAGGAAGCTGACAGTGACACTGATGACATTGACCACAGAG ttACAGAGGAAAGCCGGGAAGAGCCAGCATTTCAGAATTTTATGCAAGAATCAGTGGCACAGTATTGGAAGAGAAACAAATAG